The Pelosinus sp. IPA-1 genome includes the window AGGCTATTGGTTACGTTTTTCAGCGATTAAATCTTCTTGCCAGTTTGAACATTTTGGATAATTTGTTAGTCGCCATGAGTTTTGCAAATACCATTCCGAAAAAAGAGCGGCGACAATGGGCCAGTCAGCTATTAGCGCAGGTGAATTTATCTGATAAGCTAGGTAAATTTCCACATCAACTCAGTATGGGTGAGCAACAGCGGGTAGCTGTCGCTAGAGCGATAATTAATAAGCCCAGGCTTATTCTGGCTGATGAGCCAACTGCCAGTTTAGATCAAGAGAATGGTTTACTGGTACTTACTATGTTGCGTCAGTTCGCAAAAGAATCAAATAGTATCTTACTGTTATCCACTCATGATCGGCAAATCATGAGTCAGTTTGAACGAATTTGTATCTTAAGAAAACCAGAAAAGGAGCTGATGGGGCGTGCGACTTGTGATAGCTTGGCGTAATTTGCTGGAAAAGCCGGTTCAAAGCGGTTTGACTATGCTTATCGTAGCCGTTACCATCGCCATGCTGGCATTGGTGACCTTATTATCCGCTGGTACTCATAACGGTTTGGTTAGAGCCACAGAACCTTTCGACCTAATAGTCGGGGCCAAAGGCAGTCCCAATCAACTGGTTTTAAACACCGTTTTTCTACAAGACGCACCGATCGGTAATGTGAGTCATGAGATATATGAAGAACTAGCAGCTAATCCACTGGTAGCTTCGGCGATTCCACTGGCCTTTGGCGATAACTACAAAGGATATACTATAGTTGGTAGCGGGAGTGGAATATTTGAGCACCAACCTAAAGTCGGTCAGGAAGAATGGTTGCAACTCACAGAAGGTCGTCCATTTACCCAGCCCTTTGAGGCTGTTGTAGGAGCTAAAGCTGCTCAAAAATTAGGGTTAAGGCTGGGTGACGAATTTAAGTCGGCTCATGGTTTTATACCGGGAGGTCATGTGCATGACAACTCCTATCATGTTGTGGGGATATTACAGGCGGTGAATGGTCCTTATGATCAGGCTATTTTAGTTCCTATAGAAAGTATCTGGTTAGCCCATGAAAAACATGAGCATGAGGCAGAGTTAGAAGTGACTGAAGAAAGCCATGAACATGATGTTACTGCCATTCTGGTAAAGCCCAAAGGATATAGCGAAGCTATGCGCCTGTATCAGCAGTTTCAAGGGAATCAAAGAGCGCAGATTGTATTCCCCTCCCAAGTCATTGTTCAGTTGTTTGCGATATTAGGGCAAGGTGAGCACATGCTTAAGAATGT containing:
- a CDS encoding ABC transporter ATP-binding protein; translated protein: MLEVNQVRKEYRDVLQTVTAVAVDSLIIEDGEQVALVGPSGSGKTTLLHLISGLLTPTTGGIKFDDITISDMAETWRDIWRAKAIGYVFQRLNLLASLNILDNLLVAMSFANTIPKKERRQWASQLLAQVNLSDKLGKFPHQLSMGEQQRVAVARAIINKPRLILADEPTASLDQENGLLVLTMLRQFAKESNSILLLSTHDRQIMSQFERICILRKPEKELMGRATCDSLA
- a CDS encoding ABC transporter permease, translating into MRLVIAWRNLLEKPVQSGLTMLIVAVTIAMLALVTLLSAGTHNGLVRATEPFDLIVGAKGSPNQLVLNTVFLQDAPIGNVSHEIYEELAANPLVASAIPLAFGDNYKGYTIVGSGSGIFEHQPKVGQEEWLQLTEGRPFTQPFEAVVGAKAAQKLGLRLGDEFKSAHGFIPGGHVHDNSYHVVGILQAVNGPYDQAILVPIESIWLAHEKHEHEAELEVTEESHEHDVTAILVKPKGYSEAMRLYQQFQGNQRAQIVFPSQVIVQLFAILGQGEHMLKNVAYIIIVMGLMIMALSVYWSALSRVRDRAILRALGASARDIFTIIVTESAFLTLLGVTIGILTGHGIYSLLVRAMESKTAIVLTTAFTFDEVCIIIGGTLFGMLAGIIPAVLTYRTEVAKFL